Proteins encoded in a region of the Podospora pseudopauciseta strain CBS 411.78 chromosome 6, whole genome shotgun sequence genome:
- a CDS encoding hypothetical protein (antiSMASH:Cluster_4), with the protein MTERRAQLRLSSSRQKHHERKTSEIPPPPESLFHELTLVVENNPDKAPNMANNRDDPAGSPEYQAGCRPDLSKVPKVGRDDDGGALDDSSGHKKIHDGIHTQVALGGTYNLPRLALFNPRNGTCSQYRKNQNTSGMPRERMRKVTSPVRVWILM; encoded by the exons ATGACGGAAAGACGGGCTCAGCTCCGTCTATCAAGCTCACG CCAGAAGCATCACGAGCGCAAGACAAGCGAgatacctcctcctccagagaGCCTCTTTCATGAACTCACGCTGGTGGTCGAAAATAATCCAGACAAGGCTCCCAACATGGCAAACAACCGGGACGACCCTGCGGGCAGTCCAGAGTACCAGGCAGGCTGCCGCCCAGATCTTTCAAAAGTACCAAAGGTTGGAcgcgatgatgatggcggtgcTCTGGACGATTCCAGCGGGCACAAGAAAATACATGATGGGATACACACCCAG GTGGCCCTGGGGGGCACGTATAACCTGCCGAGACTGGCTCTGTTCAACCCAAGGAATGGGACCTGCAGCCAGTACAGGAAGAACCAAAACACGTCGGGGATGCCCagggagaggatgagaaAGGTGACGAGTCCGGTAAGGGTGTGGATCCTGATGTAG